One Saccharopolyspora erythraea NRRL 2338 genomic region harbors:
- a CDS encoding 2OG-Fe(II) oxygenase — protein MNDRTAFADRVDQADWDAVYAEIDDYGCALLPQLLTAGEAAEIARLYDEPENFRTTVDMGRHRFGKGEYRYFREPFPQAVAELRSALYRRLLPLARDWNSRLGRDARWPDTLEEWLAECHRAGQSKPTPILLRYDAGGWNALHRDLFGEKVFPLQVVVNLSEPGADHTGGEFLLVEQRPRAQSRGTATLIPHGRGLVFTTRDRPVRSSRGWSAAPVRHGVSAVRSGRRHTLGLVFHDAA, from the coding sequence ATGAACGACCGGACCGCATTCGCCGACCGCGTCGACCAGGCGGACTGGGACGCGGTGTACGCCGAGATCGACGACTACGGGTGCGCGCTGCTCCCCCAGTTGCTCACCGCGGGCGAAGCCGCCGAGATCGCCCGGCTCTACGACGAGCCCGAAAACTTCCGCACGACCGTCGACATGGGCAGGCACCGCTTCGGCAAGGGCGAGTACCGGTACTTCCGGGAACCCTTCCCGCAGGCGGTGGCCGAACTCCGCAGCGCGCTGTACCGGCGCCTGCTACCGCTCGCCCGCGACTGGAACAGCAGGCTCGGGCGCGATGCGCGGTGGCCCGACACGCTGGAGGAATGGCTGGCCGAGTGCCACCGCGCGGGCCAGTCCAAGCCGACGCCGATCCTCCTGCGCTACGACGCGGGCGGGTGGAACGCGCTGCACCGCGACCTCTTCGGCGAGAAGGTCTTCCCGCTGCAGGTCGTGGTCAACCTCAGCGAGCCCGGCGCCGACCACACCGGCGGCGAGTTCCTGCTGGTCGAGCAGCGTCCGCGCGCGCAGTCCCGGGGCACCGCGACGCTGATCCCGCACGGACGCGGGCTGGTGTTCACCACCCGGGACCGGCCGGTGCGCTCGTCGCGTGGCTGGTCGGCCGCCCCGGTGCGCCACGGCGTCTCGGCGGTGCGCTCCGGACGTAGGCACACCCTGGGCCTGGTCTTCCACGACGCGGCCTGA